The Calliphora vicina chromosome 3, idCalVici1.1, whole genome shotgun sequence genome contains a region encoding:
- the LOC135954953 gene encoding mini-chromosome maintenance complex-binding protein — MFVKSEPSNMKLPQCPEEFAGPKNSEFNKFLENPQQWSNVPLLNYTPLHQLRDNSLVRFRGMIQDMQDPEIYLERYELKKTDGSGTRIQEGKYRDCLLMNSGEDVVYDSSSNVQGERRTLFVISVPGINDWTREYEENCNNLMLPVINTEQREKTEVLVKKRSAPEEDHMDIDCATGNNTVATVEITKRQKVDKEDEQEPNTSNNVGLGAEYLLNSPIPERPSKACMIKIYKDFDSYTLNTVIDVIGFLSVDPSLDASSMEVDNFESTTEIQAQHPPPSLIPRLHAIAVHNLPHVNPLMDIRLPMLTSADENINLPLVQKDLRMLLTLCLFNDDLAADYLLSHLISTVYSRCELQSIGKFSLNICNIPKDVLADYTKQLYEILELIIPASHYLPMTLDTMNTASFVPKKDYETNKLVSGLLQLAPHTHLILDETQMQQGKLEANGVMGIQSIAHLINHQQIKCNFQYYDIDYNVDIPVLVLSEGRSMLPSDISLPLKTDPESIQLISETLKAAHHYLNQNSRLDQFRRFLTLAKTSSFTMNPDDTEMIQNDFVEMRKADSVTNADDLHSLLVLSRLLAIAHGKDILDKESWNMAKEMETKRRQRINDLPKSSLRARQ, encoded by the exons ATGTTTGTAAAAAGTGAACCTTCTAATATGAAACTACCACAGTGCCCTGAAGAATTTGCTGGTCCAAAAAATtcggaatttaataaatttcttgaaAATCCACAGCAATGGTCCAATGTGCCACTGTTAAATTACACACCATTGCATCAATTAAGGGATAACTCATTGGTACGTTTTAGAGGCATGATACAAGATATGCAAGATCCAGAAATATATTTGGAGCGGtacgaattaaaaaaaactgatggTTCCGGCACTCGCATACAGGAGGGTAAATATAGAGATTGTTTATTGATGAACAGTGGCGAAGACGTAGTCTACGACTCGAGTTCGAATGTTCAGGGTGAGAGAAGAACTTTATTTGTTATTTCCGTACCTGGCATAAATGATTGGACCAGAGAATATGAAGAAAACTGCAACAACCTTATGTTGCCCGTAATTAATACAGAACAGCGTGAAAAGACAGAAGTGCTGGTAAAAAAGAGATCAGCACCAGAAGAGGATCACATGGACATTGATTGTGCTACTGGTAACAACACAGTAGCAACTGTAGAAATCACAAAGCGTCAGAAAGTTGATAAAGAAGACGAACAAGAGCCGAACACTTCAAATAATGTTGGTTTAGGTGctgaatatttattaaattcgcCAATACCTGAACGACCAAGTAAAGCGTGTatgattaaaatatataaagatttCGATTCCTATACCCTGAATACAGTTATTGATGTAATTGGCTTCCTATCGGTAGATCCATCGCTTGATGCGTCTAGCATGGaagttgataattttgaaagtaCTACAGAAATACAAGCTCAACATCCTCCACCTTCATTAATACCTAGGTTACATGCTATAGCCGTTCACAATTTACCTCATGTCAATCCCTTAATGGATATTCGTTTACCGATGCTGACTAGTgctgatgaaaatataaatttgccaCTAGTACAAAAAGACCTACGCATGCTTTTAACTTTATGCCTGTTCAATGATGACTTGGCTGCAGATTATCTCCTTTCACATCTTATCTCAACAGTTTATAGTCGATGTGAATTACAAAGTATTGGTAAATTTTCTCTTAATATTTGCAACATTCCCAAGGATGTCCTGGCAGATTACACAAAACAATTGTATGAAATACTGGAGTTAATAATACCAGCAAGTCATTATTTACCAATGACATTAGATACCATGAATACAGCGTCATTTGTGCCAAA aAAAGATTACGAAACGAATAAACTAGTATCCGGTTTATTGCAATTGGCACCTCATACCCATTTAATACTTGATGAAACCCAAATGCAACAGGGAAAATTAGAAGCCAATGGTGTTATGGGTATACAAAGTATAGCTCACCTCATTAATCATCAACAAATTAAATGCAATTTTCAATACTATGACATTGACTATAATGTCGATATACCGGTATTGGTTTTAAGTGAGGGACGAAGCATGTTGCCG aGTGATATTTCGCTGCCACTGAAAACCGACCCTGAATCAATACAACTTATATCTGAAACTTTAAAAGCGGCCCATCACTATCTTAATCAAAATTCACGTTTAGATCAATTTCGTCGCTTTTTAACATTAGCAAAAACATCTTCATTTACCATGAATCCGGATGATACTGAAATGATACAAAATGATTTCGTTGAAATGCGTAAGGCCGATTCAGTGACCAACGCAGACGATTTGCATTCATTATTGGTTTTGTCACGTCTATTAGCAATAGCCCATGGCAAAGATATACTGGATAAAGAATCTTGGAACATGGCTAAAGAAATGGAAACAAAACGACGTCAACGTATAAATGATTTGCCAAAGTCTTCATTGCGCGCTcgtcaataa